Proteins found in one Triticum urartu cultivar G1812 chromosome 4, Tu2.1, whole genome shotgun sequence genomic segment:
- the LOC125554833 gene encoding uncharacterized protein LOC125554833: MADLFHERYGHTNFTKIQIQEKQKDLKAQYRLIKDARKQSGVSWNYHTHMIDDDAYLWQNLMTTWPEIVKFQNKPFPLYDKLGDLYDGHIAEGNFNFTSTEVTQVSDGDPKVEREKIAFSFDLNQYDDDLHMYDDPRHAAPSDSPRDAAPSDGPRGAAPSDGSRNATQRGGVAASNNKHVKESKKGKKRDDPMVEVMTQYVEIKRKQAEEESALLAGAKNAQEFSISKCIAVLHKVESIHRNERATAYKVFKSVENREIFLNSAAEDEESAAVFLRSEMAEFTQRI; this comes from the exons ATGGCTGATTTATTTCATGAAAGATATGGCCACACTAATTTTACAAAGATACAGATTCAGGAAAAGCAAAAAGACTTGAAAGCTCAATACCGACTTATTAAGGATGCTCGCAAACAGAGCGGTGTCAGCTGGAACTATCATACACACATGATAGATGATGACGCGTATCTTTGGCAAAACTTGATGACT ACGTGGCCAGAAATAGTTAAGTTCCAGAATAAGCCATTTCCCCTCTATGATAAGCTTGGTGATCTGTATGATG GGCATATAGCAGAAGGTAACTTCAATTTCACATCAACTGAGGTTACACAAGTGAGTGATGGTGATCCCAAAGTTGAAAGAGAGAAGATTGCCTTCTCTTTTGACCTGAATCAATACGATGATGATTTACACATGTATGATGATCCAAGACATGCCGCCCCAAGTGATAGTCCAAGAGATGCTGCCCCAAGTGATGGTCCCAGAGGTGCTGCCCCAAGTGATGGTTCAAGAAATGCTACACAAAGAGGTGGTGTTGCTGCTTCAAATAACAAGCATGTGAAGGAATCAAAGAAGGGTAAGAAGCGTGATGATCCTATGGTGGAAGTGATGACACAATATGTGGAGATCAAACGGAAGCAAGCGGAGGAGGAGTCTGCTCTATTGGCCGGGGCAAAAAATGCCCAAGAATTCTCCATCAGCAAGTGCATTGCTGTTTTGCACAAGGTGGAAAGCATCCACCGCAATGAAAGAGCCACTGCCTACAAAGTGTTCAAAAGTGTTGAGAACCGTGAGATCTTTCTTAATTCTGCCGCTGAAGATGAAGAAAGTGCAGCAGTGTTTCTTCGAAGCGAAATGGCAGAGTTTACTCAACGTATCTAA